One Candidatus Acidulodesulfobacterium ferriphilum genomic window, CGAGCCCTTCCCATTCTTATAAGATTTTTATCGTGCGTGGCTAATATTACGGTAGTCCCTTTATTGTTAAATGATTTTATTATATCTATGATAATTTTGGATGTATCCTCATCTAAATTACCCGTAGGTTCGTCGGCAAGCAATACTTGAGGATTTTGAACCAGAGCTCTCGCTATGGCGACCCTTTGCTGCTCCCCGCCCGATAAACTTAACGGATATTCATCTTTTTTTATAAATAATTCGACGGCCTTTAATATTTCCGTAACATTTTTAACGATTACATCCCCAAAAATGCCCGAAACCTCAAGCCCCAGAGCTACATTCTGAAAAACGGTTCTGTTCGGAAGGAGTTTAAAATCCTGAAACACAAAACCGATTTTTCTTCTTAAGAACGGTATGTCTTTCGGCTTTATATTTTGAAGCTCCGTATCCATAAATTTTATAGCCCCGTGGGTGGGTTTTTCAAGGGCTATCAGCATTTTTAAAGTTGTAGTTTTGCCCGCGCCGGACGGTCCGGTTATAAAAATAAATTCGCCCTTATTAACATTAAAATTCAAATCTCTTAATATATAATTCTTGTCGTAAGATTTATATACATGATTAAATTCGATCAATATTTTTTACCCCCGTCATTTTATCGATGTTCCGCCTGAAGGCAACGGCCGTTTCTAACGGATTTATAGAATCCGAAACGGCGCTTATGACCGCGGCGCCTTTTACGCCGTACGCGGCCAACTCTTCAATATTATAAGTGTTTATGCCGCCGATAGCAATAACCGGTATTTTTACATTGCGGCAAATTGTTTTTAGAATTTCGGGACTCATAATGTTTCCGGCATCTATTTTGGAAGAAGTGCCGTAAACCGGCCCCGCTCCGATGTAATCCGCCCCGTTATTTTGAGCATCCAGCGCCTGTTTTAGATTGTCCGCGCTCACGCCGACAATTAAGTTTGGATAATTTTTTTTTATCATTGCTAAAGGAAAATCATCCTGTCCGATGTGGACGCCGTCCGCCCCTGCGCAGGCCGCAATATCCGGCCTATCGTTCACGATTAACAGCGGTTTTCTGTCAGAGCTAAATTTATTTAAAAGGTTTTTTATGTACAGAGCCGCATAGTAAATATCTCTGGCAGTCAATTGTTTATTTCTCAGCTGCAATACATCGGCATGGCTTTTTACGGCTATTCTTGACAATTCACCCAAATATGTTTTATACTCGGTTATATCGAAGTCCTTAGTTATTATTTGAAAATTAAATCTATTCATATTATATTATAAAATTTTTTATTAATATTAATTTCATTTTAAAAAAAATATTTAAATTTAAATATGATTATAAATTTTTCTTGACAAAAGGTATAGCTAAAAATAGAATAAAAATTGTTAAAGGAGGTGATAAATTTTGAAAAAGCTTACAGTATTAGTTTTAGGAATGTTTTTAGTTGTGTCAACCTTAGCATTTTCCGGTTGCGCAAAAAAACCAGCCCCTAAAGCACCTGCGGCACCTGCGGCTCCTGCAGCCCCAGCAGCTCCGGCTAAGAAAGCGGCACCGGCTGGAAAAGCGGCACCGGCTAAAAAAGCTCCGGCGGCTCCTGCAGCACCGAAAACAAAGAGTTAAGGTTTAGAACTTAAAATTTTTATCCCGCCTTCCTGTTTGTTTACTATATAAAATGGAAAGGCGGGTTTTTAATTTATTGCTTCGATGAAAGAAACTATTTTTTTATTTTTAGTCATTTTTTTTACCCTTCCGCACCCCGCTTACGCCATAAGCCGTTCAGATAAAATTATTTATCAAAAATATCCTGCTATAATAAAAAAACTTGCTTTATATAAAAAGAAATTTAATTTTTTGTCGTTAAAAATTATTAAAAAAAGAAAAGATATAAGTGACTTAAAGAATAAAATCGATATTGCCTTGCTTAAAATAAAACGGCTGAAAGGAAAGATTAATAAAGATAATTTAATTTTAAGGAAATTGATAAGCAAGATATTTATTATTCAAAGAGATAAAGATGCTATAAGATTAACTACCATAAAGGACAGCACTAATTCTTTCATAACTTTTTATCAGTTAAAAACGGTTTTGAATAAGGAAAAGCTTCAATTGGCCGCGTTAATAGCCCGCAGGAATAGATTCTTAAAAATAAAAGATTATCTTAATAAAGAAAAAACCAGTTTAAAAAAGGCATTAAAAAGCCTTGGGGTATCGCGTCAAAAATTAAGCAGTTTAATAAAAGGAATTAAAAGCTATATAAAAACAATAAAGATAAAATATATAAATGAAGAGAAAAATAAAAAGAATAGACTTTTAAAGAATAAGGTTATAAAATTAATGCACAAAATAAATAGCGGTTCTAAAAAAGGCGATGTAGAATTTATTATAATGAAATGAGGTAAAACTTATGGGTAAGTTTTTGAGCGGGCGGTCAGTCAAGCCTGTGTTGTTTTTTATTTTTGTCGTTCTGATTTTAGCCCTTGCAAATAGCAATTATTGCTTTGCAAAAGACAATAAAGAGGCATTGAACGCAAATACCGTTAAAAGCCTGAGGCTTTTTTCGAGGGTTTACACTTTAATAAAAAATAATTATATAAAAAAAGAAAGCTCTAAGAAACTTATCTTTGGAGCGATAGAAGGCATGGTATCCACGCTGGATCCGCATACTTATTTTCTTACCCCGAGCGAATTCAGGCAAATGAAATCGGAAACATCGGGAGAGTTCGTCGGAATCGGCATTAAGATTTCCACTAAAAACCATTATATCGTCGTAATATCGCCTATCGACGGTTCGCCCGCCGCCAGAGCGGGCATTAAAGCCGGCGATATTATCGAAAAAATTAATAATATCTCGACATATAATATGAATATTATGAGGGCGGTAGGCCTTCTGCACGGCAGGGCGGGAACCGCCGTCAACCTTTGGATAGAACGCAAAGGTTTTAAAAAGCCCAAGGTATTTAAACTTGTCAGGGAGAATATAATATTAAAAAGCGTGAAATATATGATACTGCCTCATCATATAGGTTATGTCAGGATTTCGAGTTTTCAGGATCATACAAACAGCCAGCTTTTAAAAGCATTAAAAATTATAACCCTAAAGGAGAACGGGATTAAGGGGTTAATTATCGATTTAAGAAATAATCCAGGAGGTCTTTTAAATCAAGCGGTTAAGGTTTGCAGCGATTTTATAAAAAGCGGGGTAATAGTCTATACGAAGGGAAGGATAAAATCTCAGGATGAAAAATATTTTGCTTTAGGAAAGAGGCCGCCTTTTAAATATCCGGTGGTTGTCCTTGTCAATTCCGGAACCGCCAGCGCCGCCGAAATTACCGCCGGAAGTCTTCAGGCGCATAAAAGGGCTATCGTGGTTGGAACGCAAACATTTGGCAAGGGTTCCGTTCAGACGGTTTACACCCTTCCGGATGGCACGGGCATCGGTCTGACGACGGCCTTTTATTTTTTGCCGAACGGCGTCTCGGTTCAAGATACGGGCGTGATACCTAATTTTGTCATTCACAGTTCAAAGGATTTTATATTTGTAAAACCCCTTCCTAAGTTAAGGGAGGTCGATTTAAGACATCACTTTAAAAATCCTGAAAGCAAGAAAATAAAAGAAAGATATAACTATAAGGCATTTAAGGTATATTATAAAAAAGACGATCAGTTCAGGTTTGCTTATGAACTTCTTAAAAGCTGGAATTCTATTAAAAGTATCGGAGTATATTAGACTTGGCTAAAAATAAAAAAGGCAAAAATGGCGGGTTAAAATATAAATTATTTTTTATATTGGCCGGTTTTTTTATAATTATCCTTTTTTCCGTTTTTATTTATAAATTTTTCTTTTTAGCGCAATACGGCAGGCCTGCAAAACAATATATCAGCCCTGAAAGGTTAAGCAGGGCGGCTTTAAAGACAGCCCTTTATAAAAAGCATCCCGTAAAGAGTTTAACCGGTTTCTTCAAAAAGACATTAAAAGATCTGGATATCCCGCGCCGCAACATTATAGTCCAGCATATCGCTTTAAGCGTTAAGGCGCCGGTAAACCGGCAAAATGATTTGAAAGATATAAGCATAGACTTTTCTAAATATAATATTTTAATATCAAAAGGCCTTGATTTTAATCTAATTAAAAATATTTTTAAAAGCGAGTTTAAAAAATATATAATACCGTCCAAAAGACCTCTCAGCTATTATTTATACGCCGTAAAACATAACAGCGTGTGTCTTTATTTTTATTATAAATCACATCTTTTCCTTAAAGCGGTTTTTATAGTAAAAGGGCAGGGTAACAGCGGGTTTAATTCTATCAAGCAGTATGTGGACTCTCCTAAAATAGCTCTGGATATAGATGATGTGGGTTATGATAAGTCTTTTATAAACAGTTTAATTTCGTTGCGCACCCCGATAACTTTCGCAATTTTTCCTTACGCTCCTTTTTCCAAACAAATAGATTTAATGCTTCATAAAGCGGGATACGAAACCATAATGCATACTCCTATGGAGCCGGTTAATACAGCGCTTTTCCCGGGAGACGGGGCGCTGTTTATTTCGATGAGTAAAAAAGAGATAAGAAATAAAATTTTAACCGATATAAGCAGGCTCCCGTTTATCGATGGAGCAAATAATCATGAGGGTTCTTTGTTTACATCCGATAAGGAAAAAATCTGCGATTCGATATCCGTTTTCAAAAAACGGGGTTTATTTTTTATGGACAGCCTGACCGATTCCAATAGTTTTGCATACAGGTGCGCGTTAAAGAAGGGACTTCCTTCCGCGCAGAGGGATGTATTTATCGACGATAAGCCGTCGGTTAGGTATATAAAAAATCAAATTAAGGCTGCCGCGGCTTTAGCCAATACATTCAAGAGGGTTATAGTTATAGGCCATCCGAGGCAGGATACGGTAGCGGCTTTGATGAAAGAGATTCCGGAGCTTAAGAAAGAAGGGTATGTTTTTGTTCCGCTATGCGAATTTTTAAGATAAAATGAATAAATAGTCTTTATATGAAAAATTTTAAAGAAAAGGTCATAATCGCATTAGATTATAATAATCTGGACGCGGTAAGGGGCATACTGGAAAGACTTAAAGGGGAAGCCTGTTTTTATAAAATAGGACCTGTTCTTTTTACATCCTGCGGCATTCAAAGTGTTAAGCTGATAAGAGATTACGGGTGTAAGATATTTTTAGATCTTAAATTTCACGATATCCCGAATACCGTTTATAATGCCGTTAAATCTGCAGGGGAGTTAGGCGTCGATATAATAAATGTTCACGCCTCCGGAGGCGTGAACATGATGAAATCGGCAAAAAAAGGGGGGATAGAGGCGGCAAAGAAAACGGGTAAAAATATCGATGTTATCGGTGTGACGGTACTTACCAGTTTAGCGCAGGAGGATTTACGGGATATTTTTTACTATCAGGGGCATGGCGTTAATTCCGAAAATCCAAAATCAGGTGATGCGGGTAATGTCGGAAGTTTAGTTTTACATCTGGCAGGATTAGCCAAAATTTCCGGTCTTGACGGGGTTGTGTGTTCGGGATACGAATCCCTTGAAATAAAAAAGGTTTTAGGCGATAACTTTAAGACGATTGTCCCGGGAATAAGGCTGGCAGGGAGCGGTTATGCAGCGGAAGTTCATCGGGACGCCGGAGCCGCCATTGCCACGGAAGGAGAAAATATTAAAGGCGGCACACGGAGAGACGACCAGAAAAGAGTGATAACCCCTTCCATGGCATTTAATTCTAAAGCGGACTATATTGTCGCAGGAAGGGAGATTACAGCCTCCAATGACCCGTTAACGGCTTTAAAGGCAATTTATAACGATATCGAAAGATTTGCCGAAAGAACATAAATTCCCCCTCTATGGGATATCTTTGCCTGCGCTTATAAAGACAATGTCTTTATGCAAGCAAAGATGGTTAGGGCGGGGAGGGAGGGATGTAAACCTGTGCAATTGACTATATACGGGACGAATACCATTAAAGAAGCGGTTCTTTCAGGCAAACTGCGAAAAACTGTTTATGCAAGCGAGAAAAAGTGGAAAAACGGCCTTATCGATAAGGATCTTTTAAAATTAATTAAAGCAAAAAGCGTTAAAATCGAAATAAAAAATGACAATATTTTTATAAAAGAGTTTGGCAAAGAGGCCTTTATAAAAGGTATAGCGGCAACCGTAGAATATAATGAAAAGCAGTACGAAGAGTTATTCGAGAGTAAAGACAGGCGGCCGCCATTCTATTTGATTTTAGATGAAATAACGGATCCGCAAAATTTAGGTTCTATTATCAGAACGGCTAATTGTTCAGGCATCTCGGGGATTATAGTGCCGAAGTCAAACTCTATTTTTATAACTTCTTCCGTTGCGAATGTTTCGCAAGGTGCGCTATTTTATGTCGATATCGTCAGGGTTACCAATATTGCCAGGGTTATAGACGACTTAAAAAAGCGGGGCGTTTGGGTTATAGGGCTGTCTGCAGATTCCGAAGGCGACATTTATTCAATGGATTATAATATTCCTCTGGCTGTTGTTATCGGTTCCGAGGGTAAGGGTTTAAGAAGGCTTACAATTTCAAAATGCGAAAGTATTTTAAAGATACCTATGGTCGGAAATGTAAACTCTTTAAATGCAGGGATTAGTTTTGCCGTTATGGCGTACGAAGTGCTAAGGCAGAGGACATATAATAAAAAAACGGATTAAAAAATAAACTTGACATTATTTATTTAGTGTTATATTCTTTATATTGACTTGTTTATCTATTTGTTTGGATGAAGGTCTAATTTTAACATTTAACGACTATTCTTATTAGTCGTTAAAGGAGTAAGGAGAAGTAGAGTATGAGGTACCAAGGGAAAGTGAAATGGTTTAACGACAGCAAAGGTTTTGGATTTATTGAACAAGAAAACGGACAGGATGTTTTCGTTCATTATTCTGCGATTACGCAGGACGGCTTTAAAACCTTAACAGAGGGACAAAAAGTAGAGTTTGAAATCACCAATGGCGCAAAGGGTCCACAAGCTATCAATGTAACAAAGGCTTAATCTTTGCATATGAATTAAGCGGTGTATGTTCTACTTGCATTCATAATTTGATTCGTTCACTATCCTGTATGGAAAAGTGGTGCTAAGAAATAAAGAATAAAGTAATAGCAAGCAATAAAAATATACCGTTTTAAGGTTCGGCCAGTTTAAAATCATTTACCCCAGTAAATAAATTTAATTTATTGGGGTTTTTTATTGTTTATAACAATAAAAATAAGTGTGTTATAATAATACGATTAATATATACATTATTCATTTTAGCGATGGATAATATTTGTTTGGAGGCAGAATAATTGAATTACCAGGAAAAAATTAGAAACATTGCGGTTGTTGCCCATGTTGACCACGGCAAAACCACATTAATAGACAAAATGCTTAAAGAAAGCGTAAGTAAAAGAGACTTCGAGGCTTTGCCCGAAAGGGCAATGGATAGCGATGATCTCGAAAAAGAACGCGGAATAACCATTTTGTCAAAATGCACAGGTATAAAATTTAAGGATTATAGAATTAATATTGTCGATACG contains:
- the ftsE gene encoding cell division ATP-binding protein FtsE, which gives rise to MIEFNHVYKSYDKNYILRDLNFNVNKGEFIFITGPSGAGKTTTLKMLIALEKPTHGAIKFMDTELQNIKPKDIPFLRRKIGFVFQDFKLLPNRTVFQNVALGLEVSGIFGDVIVKNVTEILKAVELFIKKDEYPLSLSGGEQQRVAIARALVQNPQVLLADEPTGNLDEDTSKIIIDIIKSFNNKGTTVILATHDKNLIRMGRARTIDITKS
- the thiE gene encoding thiamine phosphate synthase — encoded protein: MNRFNFQIITKDFDITEYKTYLGELSRIAVKSHADVLQLRNKQLTARDIYYAALYIKNLLNKFSSDRKPLLIVNDRPDIAACAGADGVHIGQDDFPLAMIKKNYPNLIVGVSADNLKQALDAQNNGADYIGAGPVYGTSSKIDAGNIMSPEILKTICRNVKIPVIAIGGINTYNIEELAAYGVKGAAVISAVSDSINPLETAVAFRRNIDKMTGVKNIDRI
- a CDS encoding S41 family peptidase produces the protein MGKFLSGRSVKPVLFFIFVVLILALANSNYCFAKDNKEALNANTVKSLRLFSRVYTLIKNNYIKKESSKKLIFGAIEGMVSTLDPHTYFLTPSEFRQMKSETSGEFVGIGIKISTKNHYIVVISPIDGSPAARAGIKAGDIIEKINNISTYNMNIMRAVGLLHGRAGTAVNLWIERKGFKKPKVFKLVRENIILKSVKYMILPHHIGYVRISSFQDHTNSQLLKALKIITLKENGIKGLIIDLRNNPGGLLNQAVKVCSDFIKSGVIVYTKGRIKSQDEKYFALGKRPPFKYPVVVLVNSGTASAAEITAGSLQAHKRAIVVGTQTFGKGSVQTVYTLPDGTGIGLTTAFYFLPNGVSVQDTGVIPNFVIHSSKDFIFVKPLPKLREVDLRHHFKNPESKKIKERYNYKAFKVYYKKDDQFRFAYELLKSWNSIKSIGVY
- a CDS encoding divergent polysaccharide deacetylase family protein, producing MLDLAKNKKGKNGGLKYKLFFILAGFFIIILFSVFIYKFFFLAQYGRPAKQYISPERLSRAALKTALYKKHPVKSLTGFFKKTLKDLDIPRRNIIVQHIALSVKAPVNRQNDLKDISIDFSKYNILISKGLDFNLIKNIFKSEFKKYIIPSKRPLSYYLYAVKHNSVCLYFYYKSHLFLKAVFIVKGQGNSGFNSIKQYVDSPKIALDIDDVGYDKSFINSLISLRTPITFAIFPYAPFSKQIDLMLHKAGYETIMHTPMEPVNTALFPGDGALFISMSKKEIRNKILTDISRLPFIDGANNHEGSLFTSDKEKICDSISVFKKRGLFFMDSLTDSNSFAYRCALKKGLPSAQRDVFIDDKPSVRYIKNQIKAAAALANTFKRVIVIGHPRQDTVAALMKEIPELKKEGYVFVPLCEFLR
- the pyrF gene encoding orotidine-5'-phosphate decarboxylase is translated as MKNFKEKVIIALDYNNLDAVRGILERLKGEACFYKIGPVLFTSCGIQSVKLIRDYGCKIFLDLKFHDIPNTVYNAVKSAGELGVDIINVHASGGVNMMKSAKKGGIEAAKKTGKNIDVIGVTVLTSLAQEDLRDIFYYQGHGVNSENPKSGDAGNVGSLVLHLAGLAKISGLDGVVCSGYESLEIKKVLGDNFKTIVPGIRLAGSGYAAEVHRDAGAAIATEGENIKGGTRRDDQKRVITPSMAFNSKADYIVAGREITASNDPLTALKAIYNDIERFAERT
- the rlmB gene encoding 23S rRNA (guanosine(2251)-2'-O)-methyltransferase RlmB, producing MQAKMVRAGREGCKPVQLTIYGTNTIKEAVLSGKLRKTVYASEKKWKNGLIDKDLLKLIKAKSVKIEIKNDNIFIKEFGKEAFIKGIAATVEYNEKQYEELFESKDRRPPFYLILDEITDPQNLGSIIRTANCSGISGIIVPKSNSIFITSSVANVSQGALFYVDIVRVTNIARVIDDLKKRGVWVIGLSADSEGDIYSMDYNIPLAVVIGSEGKGLRRLTISKCESILKIPMVGNVNSLNAGISFAVMAYEVLRQRTYNKKTD
- a CDS encoding cold-shock protein; the protein is MRYQGKVKWFNDSKGFGFIEQENGQDVFVHYSAITQDGFKTLTEGQKVEFEITNGAKGPQAINVTKA